In Nocardia yunnanensis, one DNA window encodes the following:
- a CDS encoding nitroreductase family deazaflavin-dependent oxidoreductase: MPLPRTLARINRKISNPVLGVLARVAPFFGVVVHRGRKSGREYRSPVMVFARDGGYRIALTYGRDVDWLKNIRAAGTFQFETRGRTVTLTDPVIGHDASASWAPPLVRQVLVGLDAEDYVQARLVD, translated from the coding sequence ATGCCGCTGCCCCGGACCCTCGCCAGGATCAACCGCAAGATCAGCAATCCGGTGCTGGGGGTGCTGGCGCGGGTCGCGCCGTTCTTCGGCGTCGTCGTGCACCGCGGCCGCAAGTCCGGGCGCGAGTACCGCTCCCCGGTGATGGTGTTCGCGCGGGACGGCGGCTACCGCATCGCCCTCACCTACGGCCGGGATGTGGACTGGCTCAAGAACATTCGCGCGGCGGGGACCTTCCAGTTCGAGACGCGCGGGCGCACGGTCACCCTCACCGATCCGGTGATCGGGCACGACGCGTCCGCCTCGTGGGCGCCGCCGCTGGTGCGGCAGGTGCTCGTCGGCCTCGACGCCGAGGATTACGTGCAGGCCAGGCTCGTCGACTGA
- a CDS encoding nitroreductase/quinone reductase family protein, whose protein sequence is MTEQTPAANPYGTPTTSGPEPIRSYQNRLNAVIRVLLKVPLLAPRVGKRLCVLHVVGRKSGKVYDVPVAYTRHEGDILVGTAKRPWVSNIRKGTPLAVSFGGPKRTADAEVLTDAESVVRLSEVIARDNKQWAKFNGIGLDAQGNPSKADSYQSWQQGCVIIRLSVH, encoded by the coding sequence CCCCGGCCGCCAACCCCTACGGCACCCCGACCACCTCCGGCCCGGAGCCGATCCGCTCCTACCAGAACCGGCTCAACGCCGTCATTCGCGTCCTGCTGAAGGTCCCGCTGCTCGCACCGCGGGTCGGCAAGCGACTGTGCGTGCTGCATGTCGTCGGCCGCAAATCCGGCAAGGTCTACGACGTCCCGGTCGCCTACACCCGCCACGAGGGCGACATTCTCGTCGGTACCGCCAAACGTCCGTGGGTGAGCAATATTCGCAAGGGCACCCCGCTGGCGGTGTCGTTCGGCGGTCCGAAGCGCACCGCCGACGCCGAGGTGCTCACCGACGCCGAATCGGTGGTGCGGCTCTCGGAGGTCATCGCCCGCGACAACAAGCAGTGGGCCAAGTTCAACGGCATCGGGCTGGACGCGCAGGGCAACCCCAGTAAGGCCGACTCCTATCAGAGCTGGCAGCAGGGCTGTGTGATCATCCGGCTCAGCGTGCACTGA
- a CDS encoding NUDIX hydrolase: protein MSEMIAVYDAAGREIGALERAQVYAQGIWHASAGVLVRSRDGSKIYVHRRTDTKAVFAGMHDCLAGGVLGPGEDPAAAAARELAEELGIEPGPHDEGLLPLATASWDGEWAGRPMRCHLFAYEIRYDGPIRHQPEEIADGWWWTDEELRSHLEDPAWPFVPDTRTLIPDLLP from the coding sequence ATGTCGGAGATGATCGCGGTGTACGACGCCGCCGGACGCGAGATCGGCGCGCTGGAGCGCGCGCAGGTGTACGCGCAGGGTATCTGGCACGCCAGCGCGGGCGTCCTGGTGCGCTCACGGGACGGCTCGAAGATCTACGTGCACAGGCGAACCGACACCAAGGCCGTCTTCGCGGGCATGCACGACTGCCTGGCCGGTGGCGTGCTGGGCCCGGGTGAGGATCCCGCCGCGGCCGCCGCCCGGGAACTGGCCGAGGAGCTCGGCATCGAGCCGGGCCCGCACGACGAGGGCCTGCTGCCGCTGGCCACCGCGTCCTGGGACGGCGAATGGGCCGGTCGCCCGATGCGCTGCCATCTGTTCGCCTATGAAATCCGCTACGACGGCCCGATCCGCCATCAGCCCGAGGAGATCGCGGACGGCTGGTGGTGGACCGACGAGGAGCTGCGCTCCCATCTCGAGGATCCGGCCTGGCCGTTCGTGCCCGACACCCGCACGCTGATCCCCGATCTACTGCCCTGA
- a CDS encoding ABC transporter permease, whose product MTRTLGTWLPPVLFGVALLVLWQVLTVAAGVPSFLLPAPSAIAKAFGDNEHAILEAAVATGKNALVGLLAGAILGIAAAILAARFAVVDGILGALAAAAAAVPIVALAPLLNSMYSTTTDLPRRLVATIVVFFPVFVSTTRGLRQVPRVHADLMHAYAATGWQITRTVRLPAALPHLFTGLRIAAPGAVIAAIIAEYFGGLQHGLGSRITSAAANTAYPRAWAYVVAAMLLGLVFLAAVVLLEQLTRRPRTTPGRSK is encoded by the coding sequence ATGACGAGGACCCTCGGAACCTGGCTGCCGCCTGTGCTTTTCGGTGTCGCCCTGCTGGTGCTGTGGCAGGTGCTGACCGTGGCGGCGGGCGTGCCGTCGTTCCTGTTGCCCGCACCCAGCGCCATCGCGAAAGCGTTCGGCGACAACGAGCACGCCATCCTCGAGGCCGCCGTCGCCACCGGAAAGAACGCCCTGGTCGGCCTGCTGGCGGGCGCGATCCTCGGCATCGCCGCCGCCATCCTCGCTGCCCGCTTCGCGGTGGTGGACGGCATCCTGGGCGCGCTCGCCGCTGCCGCGGCCGCCGTCCCGATCGTGGCGCTGGCCCCGCTGCTGAATTCCATGTACTCCACCACCACCGATCTGCCGCGCCGCCTGGTCGCCACCATCGTGGTGTTCTTCCCCGTCTTCGTCAGCACCACACGGGGATTGCGTCAGGTTCCGCGCGTGCACGCCGACCTCATGCACGCCTACGCCGCCACCGGCTGGCAGATCACCCGCACCGTGCGCCTGCCCGCCGCGCTGCCGCACCTGTTCACCGGACTGCGCATCGCCGCCCCGGGCGCGGTGATCGCCGCCATCATCGCCGAATACTTCGGCGGCCTGCAGCACGGCCTGGGCAGCCGCATCACCTCCGCCGCCGCCAATACCGCCTACCCGCGCGCCTGGGCGTACGTGGTGGCGGCCATGCTGCTCGGCCTGGTGTTCCTGGCCGCCGTGGTGCTGCTCGAACAGCTCACCCGCAGACCCCGCACCACCCCTGGGAGATCGAAATGA
- a CDS encoding ABC transporter substrate-binding protein gives MRSTGRRLRIRAVLAAVTVAVAALSGCSTSDNSTTSDGLTKVKLQLQWFKQGQFAGYLAAAAQGYYKEQGLDVDILDGGTDIVPQTVLAQGQADYAVAWVPKALASREAGAGITDVAQIFQRSGTKQVSFKSAGIGGPADLKGKKVGNWGYGNEFELFAGMTKAGLDPAKDVTLVQQQFDMNAFLAHDIDAAQAMSYNEYAQLLEVKNPATGKLYTPEDFATIDWNDQGVAMLQDALWANTDKLKDSKYADQTVKFIAASLKGWAFCRDNVDKCRDLTVAAGSTLGASHQQWQITEVNKLIWPSPNGVGMIDKAAWDRTVAIAKTTKNQEGKTVLTKDPDAAAYSVEYVTKALDLLKSQGVDVTGTSYVAQPVTLIEGGK, from the coding sequence ATGAGAAGTACCGGTAGAAGATTGCGCATCCGGGCCGTGCTGGCCGCCGTCACCGTGGCGGTGGCGGCCCTGTCCGGATGCAGCACCAGCGACAACTCGACCACCTCCGACGGCCTCACCAAGGTGAAGCTGCAACTGCAGTGGTTCAAACAGGGCCAGTTCGCCGGCTATCTGGCCGCGGCCGCGCAGGGCTACTACAAGGAGCAGGGCCTCGACGTCGACATCCTCGACGGCGGCACCGATATCGTCCCGCAGACCGTGCTGGCGCAGGGGCAGGCCGATTACGCCGTCGCCTGGGTGCCCAAGGCGCTCGCCTCCCGCGAGGCCGGGGCGGGCATCACCGATGTCGCGCAGATCTTCCAACGCTCGGGCACCAAACAGGTGTCGTTCAAGAGCGCCGGGATCGGCGGCCCGGCCGACCTGAAGGGCAAGAAGGTCGGAAACTGGGGCTACGGCAACGAATTCGAGCTCTTCGCCGGCATGACGAAGGCGGGCCTGGACCCGGCCAAGGATGTCACCCTGGTGCAGCAGCAGTTCGACATGAACGCCTTCCTCGCCCACGACATCGACGCCGCGCAGGCCATGTCCTACAACGAGTACGCGCAGTTGCTCGAGGTCAAGAACCCGGCCACCGGAAAGCTTTACACCCCCGAGGATTTCGCCACCATCGACTGGAACGACCAGGGTGTGGCCATGCTGCAGGACGCCCTGTGGGCCAATACCGACAAGCTGAAGGACAGCAAGTACGCCGACCAGACGGTGAAGTTCATCGCCGCCTCGCTGAAGGGCTGGGCGTTCTGCCGCGACAATGTCGACAAGTGCCGCGACCTCACCGTCGCCGCCGGATCGACCTTGGGCGCGAGCCATCAGCAGTGGCAGATCACCGAGGTGAACAAGCTGATCTGGCCGTCGCCCAACGGGGTCGGGATGATCGACAAGGCCGCGTGGGATCGGACCGTCGCCATCGCCAAGACCACCAAGAACCAGGAGGGCAAGACCGTCCTGACCAAGGATCCCGACGCCGCGGCCTACAGCGTCGAATACGTGACCAAGGCGCTGGATCTGCTGAAGTCCCAGGGCGTCGACGTGACCGGGACGTCGTATGTCGCCCAGCCGGTAACCCTCATCGAGGGCGGCAAATAG